One segment of Papaver somniferum cultivar HN1 unplaced genomic scaffold, ASM357369v1 unplaced-scaffold_137, whole genome shotgun sequence DNA contains the following:
- the LOC113335002 gene encoding short-chain dehydrogenase reductase 3b-like: MSKLRLEGKVAIITGAASGIGEATARLFVEHGAFVVVADIQDELGDQVVSSIGKEKASYKHCDVSVEKQVEETVAFALEKYGSLDIVYSNAGMGGSFSSILDFSLEDFNKIIATNVSGAALMIKHAARAMLDRKIRGSIICTASVAAVQAGFAPHCYTASKHAVLGLVQSACSELGAYGIRVNCISPSGVGTPLACDIGKISARHVEEYTAKMSLLKGIILKAKHIADAALFLASDDSVYLNGHNLVVDGGFTVAASSFPINVSSATS, encoded by the exons ATGTCTAAACTAAG ATTAGAAGGTAAAGTAGCTATAATTACTGGAGCAGCAAGTGGTATTGGCGAAGCAACAGCGAGGCTATTCGTCGAACATGGTGCGTTCGTTGTAGTTGCAGACATTCAAGACGAATTAGGGGATCAAGTTGTATCTTCAATTGGTAAAGAGAAAGCTAGTTACAAACATTGCGATGTAAGTGTCGAAAAACAAGTTGAAGAAACAGTAGCATTTGCTTTAGAGAAATATGGATCTCTAGATATTGTGTATAGCAATGCAGGTATGGGCGGATCTTTTTCGAGTATCCTTGATTTCAGCTTGGAAGATTTTAACAAGATTATTGCTACAAACGTATCCGGTGCAGCATTAATGATCAAACACGCTGCTCGTGCGATGTTAGACAGAAAAATCCGTGGCTCGATTATATGTACTGCGAGTGTAGCTGCAGTTCAAGCTGGATTTGCACCACACTGTTACACAGCGTCTAAACACGCTGTGCTAGGATTGGTTCAATCAGCTTGTAGCGAACTTGGTGCTTACGGAATAAGGGTGAATTGTATTTCTCCATCTGGAGTTGGAACACCATTAGCCTGTGATATAGGCAAGATTAGTGCAAGGCATGTTGAAGAATATACAGCAAAAATGAGTCTTCTGAAAGGGATTATTTTGAAAGCTAAACACATTGCTGATGCTGCATTGTTTCTTGCATCCGATGATTCGGTTTATCTGAATGGACATAATCTTGTTGTTGATGGCGGATTTACAGTTGCGGCTAGTAGCTTTCCCATTAATGTTAGTTCTGCTACTTCATGA
- the LOC113334634 gene encoding histone-lysine N-methyltransferase SETD1A-like: MESTAADKEVKRKHGELDESSSSCSKRIRKFEEESVQDENPESGVGTIGDDGADKESLSVLKRKHESSSSLDDDDELAETSDSDSSKRTRTYEEGIVKDEDQELAESSSTLQHQEDKKEDQEMDNITTETECGFYVNFVSDDEKVMMGSMTGSAERDESTQSSNESEDWVEELTTGFINLSIIKRKW, from the coding sequence ATGGAATCAACAGCTGCAGATAAAGAAGTAAAACGCAAACATGGTGAATTGGATGAAAGTAGCAGTAGTTGTTCTAAAAGAATAcgcaaatttgaagaagaaagtgTTCAAGATGAAAACCCAGAATCGGGTGTTGGTACTATTGGAGATGATGGTGCAGATAAAGAATCTTTATCAGTTCTAAAACGCAAACATGAAAGTAGTAGCAGtttggatgatgatgatgaattagcTGAAACTAGTGATTCAGATTCTTCTAAAAGAACACGAACATATGAAGAAGGAATTGTTAAAGATGAAGATCAAGAATTGGCTGAAAGTAGTAGTACTCTGCAACATCAAGAAGATAAGAAAGAAGATCAAGAAATGGATAATATTACTACTGAAACAGAGTGCGGTTTCTATGTCAATTTTGTAAGCGATGATGAGAAGGTGATGATGGGAAGTATGACTGGAAGTGCTGAAAGAGATGAATCTACTCAATCTAGTAACGAAAGTGAAGATTGGGTGGAAGAATTGACGACTGGATTCATCAATTTATCGATAATCAAAAGGAAGTGGTAG
- the LOC113335003 gene encoding uncharacterized protein LOC113335003 codes for MTVLVPWNDILCFLVVVSSIFASIWMLLRHEENDGTRKCLTKYESLLVPQPDKDNGNVITSEWTQPNHVGSNQLWTSCWRNLNPVWLLVTRFLSFVIMVRVLAWDIHLHGKTVFLYYTKWTFALVVFYFALGTIASAQGCWENSRKPVNENSAKNSSVKTRMSESSKSKTTINFSANKAGTTVKVQSYHEQDGVKEIAGIWGYLMQTVYQTCAGAVILTDTIFWFLIVPSLAVAGIKLNLLMGCMHSLNAVFLLIDTALNSLPFPWFRFAYFLLFNCSYGVFLWVLHACGVSWWPYPFLDLSTPWAPVWYLCLALIYFPCYGLYTVIVKLKNGAFSKWFPRAFVSIP; via the exons ATGACGGTACTAGTTCCCTGGAACGACATTCTATGCTTCCTCGTTGTTGTCAGCTCTATTTTTGCTTCCATATGGATGCTCCTGCGCCACGAAGAGAATGACGGTACAAGAAAATGTTTAACGAAATATGAGAGCTTATTGGTTCCTCAACCTGACAAAGACAATGGAAATGTCATCACTTCAGAGTGGACTCAACCGAATCATGTAGGATCCAATCAGTTGTGGACAAGTTGTTGGCGAAATCTCAACCCTGTATGGCTTCTGGTTACACGGTTTTTATCCTTCGTTATTATGGTTCGTGTTCTGGCTTGGGACATCCATCTGCACGGCAAAACAGTGTTTCTGTACTACACCAA GTGGACCTTTGCATTAGTCGTCTTCTATTTTGCG CTTGGCACAATAGCATCGGCACAAGGATGTTGGGAGAACTCGAGGAAACCTGTCAACGAAAACAGTGCAAAAAATAGTTCGGTAAAAACGAGGATGTCAGAGAGTAGTAAATCGAAAACAACCATAAATTTTTCGGCAAACAAAGCCGGAACTACGGTCAAAGTGCAGAGTTACCATGAGCAGGACGGCGTCAAGGAAATAGCTGGCATTTGGGGATATCTGATGCAAACAGTCTATCAG ACTTGTGCAGGAGCTGTGATCCTTACGGATACCATCTTTTGGTTTCTTATAGTCCCATCTCTGGCTGTTGCAGGAATCAAATTGAACCTG TTAATGGGATGCATGCATTCTCTTAACGCCGTGTTTCTTCTCATTGACACTGCTCTCAACAGCCTT CCCTTTCCATGGTTTCGATTTGCATATTTCTTACTCTTCAATTGCTCATATGGCGTTTTCCTGTGGGTTCTTCACGCATGTGGTGTTTCATG GTGGCCTTACCCATTCCTAGATTTATCAACACCATGGGCACCTGTATG GTACTTGTGCCTGGCCCTAATTTACTTCCCTTGCTACGGATTGTATACTGTGATCGTAAAACTAAAGAATGGAGCATTCTCGAAGTGGTTCCCTCGTGCGTTTGTGAGCATACCATAG
- the LOC113334892 gene encoding uncharacterized protein LOC113334892, which yields MTVLIHWYDFLCFIVVVGSIFAAIWMLLRHEENDGTRKYSTKYESLLLVSQPDEGNGNVSAEWTQPNHVGSCQLWTSCWRNLNPVWLLVTRLLSFVIMARFLAWDIQVHGKIMFLYYTEWTFILVIIYFALGTITSAQGCWENSRKPVNENNGRNSSVGTNIAESSKSKTTISFWANKVRATVKVQSYHEQDAVKEIAGFWGYLMQTVYQTCAGAVVLTDIVFWFLIVPFLSIERVKLNLLMGCMHSLNAVFLLIDAALNSLPFPWFRLAYFVLFTSTYVIFQWVLHACGVSWWPYPFLDLSTPWAPLWYFLLALIHIPCYGLYALIIKLKNGEFSKWFPRAFLSIQ from the exons ATGACAGTACTAATTCACTGGTACGACTTTCTGTGCTTCATCGTTGTTGTCGGTTCTATTTTTGCTGCCATATGGATGCTCCTGCGCCATGAAGAGAATGACGGTACAAGAAAATATTCAACGAAATATGAGAGCTTATTGTTGGTTTCTCAACCTGATGAAGGCAACGGAAACGTCAGTGCAGAGTGGACACAGCCTAATCATGTAGGATCCTGTCAGTTGTGGACAAGTTGTTGGCGAAATCTTAACCCTGTGTGGCTTCTGGTTACACGGCTCTTATCATTCGTTATTATGGCTCGTTTTCTGGCTTGGGATATTCAGGTGCACGGCAAAATTATGTTTCTCTACTACACCGA GTGGACCTTTATATTAGTCATCATCTATTTCGCG CTTGGCACAATAACATCGGCACAAGGATGTTGGGAGAACTCGAGGAAACCTGTGAACGAAAACAATGGAAGAAATAGTTCGGTAGGAACTAATATTGCAGAGAGTAGTAAATCCAAGACAACCATAAGTTTTTGGGCTAACAAAGTCAGAGCTACAGTCAAAGTGCAGAGTTATCATGAGCAGGACGCCGTCAAGGAAATTGCTGGATTTTGGGGATATCTGATGCAAACAGTATATCAG ACTTGTGCAGGAGCCGTGGTCCTTACAGATATTGTCTTCTGGTTTCTTATAGTCCCGTTTCTCTCAATTGAAAGGGTCAAATTGAACCTG TTAATGGGATGTATGCATTCTCTTAACGCTGTGTTTCTTCTCATTGACGCCGCTCTCAACAGCCTT CCCTTTCCATGGTTTCGACTTGCATATTTCGTGCTGTTCACGTCTACATATGTCATTTTCCAATGGGTTCTTCACGCATGTGGTGTTTCATG GTGGCCTTACCCATTCCTTGATCTATCAACTCCATGGGCACCTCTATG GTACTTCTTATTGGCCCTTATTCACATCCCTTGCTACGGGCTGTATGCGCTGATCATAAAACTAAAGAACGGAGAGTTCTCGAAGTGGTTCCCTCGTGCCTTTCTGAGCATACAATAG